A single Pseudomonas sp. HN11 DNA region contains:
- a CDS encoding beta-ketoacyl-[acyl-carrier-protein] synthase family protein has product MNAYLNALGVICALGRGQDEVSRSLFAGDCSGMRAESGWVPERVLPVAGVHGELATIPAELGQQSSRNNQLLLEAALQIEGDIRQAIHTYGASRVGIVLGTSTSGIDEASRGIAHFLRENQFPGDYDYQQQELSAPANFLADWLQLSGPAYVISTACTSSARALMSAQRLLDLGVCDAVICGGVDSLCKLTLNGFSSLEAVSNERCNPFSVNRNGINIGEAAVLFLMSKEPAPIALLGSGASCDAHHISAPEPTGKGALQSMRKALASARLQPEQIGYLNLHGTATQHNDAMESLAVASLFPQGVACSSTKPMSGHTLGAAGALEAAFCWLSLAHNRVPPHVWDGQADPALPALQWAQAAETLGKRCLMSNSFAFGGNNVSLIIGEAL; this is encoded by the coding sequence ATGAACGCCTACCTCAACGCCCTGGGCGTGATCTGCGCCCTCGGCCGTGGCCAGGATGAAGTCAGCCGCAGCCTGTTTGCCGGTGACTGCTCCGGCATGCGCGCCGAAAGCGGCTGGGTGCCGGAGCGCGTATTGCCGGTGGCCGGTGTGCACGGTGAGCTGGCGACCATTCCCGCCGAGCTGGGCCAGCAAAGCAGCCGCAATAATCAGTTGTTGCTGGAAGCGGCGTTGCAGATCGAAGGCGATATTCGCCAGGCGATCCATACCTACGGCGCGTCACGGGTGGGCATTGTGCTCGGTACCAGCACCTCGGGCATCGACGAAGCCAGTCGTGGCATCGCGCACTTTTTGCGGGAAAACCAGTTTCCCGGCGACTACGACTACCAGCAGCAGGAACTCAGCGCCCCGGCGAATTTCCTCGCCGACTGGTTGCAACTGAGCGGCCCGGCCTATGTGATCTCCACCGCTTGCACCTCCAGCGCCCGCGCCCTGATGAGTGCCCAGCGCCTGTTGGACCTGGGCGTGTGCGATGCGGTGATCTGCGGCGGCGTCGACAGCCTGTGCAAACTGACCCTCAATGGTTTCAGCTCATTGGAAGCCGTGTCAAACGAACGCTGCAATCCGTTTTCGGTTAACCGCAACGGCATCAACATCGGCGAAGCGGCCGTGCTGTTTCTGATGAGCAAGGAACCCGCGCCCATCGCCCTGCTGGGCAGCGGCGCCAGTTGCGATGCACACCATATCTCCGCGCCCGAGCCCACCGGCAAAGGCGCGTTGCAGTCGATGCGCAAGGCCTTGGCCAGCGCCCGATTGCAACCCGAGCAGATCGGCTACCTGAACCTGCACGGCACGGCCACCCAGCATAATGACGCCATGGAAAGCCTGGCCGTCGCCAGCCTGTTCCCGCAGGGCGTGGCCTGTTCGTCGACCAAACCCATGAGCGGTCATACCCTGGGCGCAGCCGGGGCACTGGAAGCGGCGTTCTGCTGGTTGAGCCTGGCTCACAACCGCGTACCGCCTCACGTGTGGGACGGCCAGGCCGATCCGGCCCTGCCCGCCTTGCAGTGGGCGCAAGCCGCGGAAACACTAGGAAAGCGCTGCCTGATGAGTAATTCGTTTGCTTTCGGCGGCAACAACGTCAGCCTGATTATCGGAGAGGCCCTATGA
- a CDS encoding acyl-CoA thioesterase: protein MRSAGVLHCDTEILVPFFDVDTMNVVWHGHYVKYLEVARCALLDKIGHNYTAMLESGYAWPVIDMQLRYVRGAVFGQTLNVRASLVEWENRLKVNYLITDLASGERLTRASTVQVAVEIASREMQLASPTVFTDAVEKALS from the coding sequence ATGCGTAGCGCCGGCGTACTGCATTGCGACACTGAAATCCTCGTGCCTTTTTTTGACGTCGACACCATGAACGTAGTGTGGCACGGGCATTACGTGAAGTACCTGGAAGTGGCGCGCTGCGCGTTGCTGGACAAGATCGGGCACAACTACACGGCGATGCTCGAGTCGGGCTACGCCTGGCCGGTGATCGACATGCAGCTGCGTTACGTACGCGGCGCGGTGTTCGGCCAGACCCTCAACGTGCGCGCCAGCCTGGTGGAGTGGGAGAACCGTTTGAAGGTCAATTACCTGATCACTGACCTGGCCAGCGGCGAGCGTCTGACCCGCGCCAGCACCGTGCAAGTGGCGGTGGAAATCGCCAGCCGCGAGATGCAGTTGGCCTCCCCCACAGTATTCACCGACGCCGTCGAAAAGGCCCTGTCATGA
- a CDS encoding MMPL family transporter has protein sequence MPSERLPPRLFLILLVAVLALAGWQWRHGAPLSANLMELVPGNTPDALEQQAEQRMQEPLNREMLVLVGHADRQQAVAVAQQLGERWQASGLFEKVQWNLQADLPALRDQLLRGRLAMLSTKDREQLIEQPDAFIQQRVQALFDPFTGFSLVPSQDDWLGLTGRIQNSQPQHGSVQLDIGSGALIADADGKSWVLLRARTTGNAFDMKLPLQVADLLQASRAQASEHGAQLLAASGLLYAANGQQQATREITWVGGGATVGILALLLLAFRRWRVLLAFVPVLVGMLFGAVACVAWFGHMHVMTLVLGSSLIGVAVDYPLHYLSKSWSMRPWRSWPALRITLPGLSLSLATSCIGYLALAWTPFPALTQIAVFSAAGLVGAYLSAVCLLPALLKGVELRPAQWPLRIAECLWLVRAALLKRVPSPVLLALLLLFCAGGLWHLNSKNDIRQWIGAPPQLLQEAQAVARITGFQPTSQFFLVRADNQQQLLERESALGQRLDQLVNMDKLQGYLALNQLVSLPAEQQRLRDALNNLPSHWQPLLDLGVPASALQAEVAHLQALPTQDIDAALAGPMAEPWRMLWLGKVEGGVAAMVSLQGLNNPALLRVQALDLPGVQLVDRLGDLNRVFADTQISAAELKLMSCVLIVLLLILPFGFGGALRIVALPLLAALCSLASLGWLGQPLTLFSLFGLLLVTAISVDYAILMREQIGGPAVSLLGTLLAALTTWLSFGLLAVSSTPAVSNFGLSVSLGLAFSFMLAPWAGQQKHAL, from the coding sequence TTGCCCAGTGAGCGCCTGCCGCCGCGCCTGTTCCTGATCCTGCTGGTGGCTGTGCTGGCCTTGGCCGGCTGGCAGTGGCGCCATGGCGCGCCGCTGTCGGCCAACCTGATGGAGCTGGTGCCGGGCAACACACCGGATGCCCTGGAACAGCAAGCCGAACAGCGCATGCAAGAACCCTTGAACCGCGAGATGCTGGTGCTGGTGGGCCATGCCGACCGTCAGCAAGCCGTGGCGGTCGCACAACAACTGGGCGAGCGCTGGCAGGCCAGCGGACTGTTTGAAAAAGTGCAGTGGAACCTGCAAGCCGACTTGCCGGCACTGCGCGATCAATTACTGCGTGGGCGCCTGGCGATGCTCTCGACCAAGGACCGCGAGCAACTGATCGAGCAGCCCGACGCGTTTATCCAACAGCGCGTGCAAGCGCTGTTCGACCCTTTCACCGGCTTCAGCCTGGTACCAAGCCAGGACGACTGGCTGGGCCTCACCGGACGCATCCAGAACAGCCAGCCGCAACACGGCTCGGTGCAGTTGGATATCGGCAGCGGCGCACTGATCGCCGATGCCGACGGCAAAAGCTGGGTGCTGCTGCGTGCGCGCACCACCGGCAATGCCTTCGACATGAAACTGCCGCTGCAAGTGGCGGATCTGCTCCAGGCCAGTCGCGCGCAAGCCAGCGAACACGGCGCGCAACTGCTTGCCGCCAGCGGCTTGCTCTACGCCGCCAATGGTCAGCAGCAAGCCACGCGGGAAATCACCTGGGTCGGCGGCGGTGCAACCGTCGGCATCCTAGCGTTGCTATTGCTCGCCTTCCGCCGCTGGCGCGTGTTGCTGGCCTTTGTGCCAGTGCTGGTGGGCATGCTGTTTGGCGCGGTGGCTTGTGTAGCGTGGTTCGGCCATATGCATGTGATGACGCTGGTGCTGGGCTCCAGCCTGATCGGCGTGGCAGTGGATTACCCGCTGCATTACCTGTCGAAAAGCTGGAGCATGCGACCGTGGCGCAGTTGGCCGGCGCTGCGCATCACCTTGCCGGGGCTGAGTTTGAGCTTGGCGACCAGTTGTATCGGTTACCTGGCACTGGCCTGGACGCCATTCCCCGCGTTGACGCAAATCGCCGTGTTCTCCGCTGCCGGCCTGGTCGGCGCCTACCTGTCCGCCGTATGCCTGTTACCGGCGCTGCTCAAGGGCGTCGAACTGCGCCCGGCGCAATGGCCGCTGCGCATCGCCGAATGCCTGTGGCTGGTTCGCGCCGCGTTGCTCAAGCGCGTGCCGAGCCCGGTGCTGCTGGCCTTGCTGCTGCTGTTTTGCGCGGGTGGCCTGTGGCACCTGAACAGCAAAAACGATATCCGCCAATGGATCGGCGCGCCGCCGCAGTTGCTGCAAGAAGCGCAGGCCGTGGCGCGGATTACCGGCTTCCAGCCCACCAGCCAGTTCTTCCTGGTGCGGGCGGACAACCAGCAACAATTGCTGGAACGTGAAAGCGCCCTGGGCCAACGTCTGGATCAGTTAGTGAACATGGACAAGCTCCAGGGTTACCTGGCGCTCAATCAACTGGTCAGCCTGCCCGCCGAACAGCAACGACTGCGTGATGCGCTGAACAACCTCCCATCACACTGGCAGCCGCTACTGGACCTCGGCGTGCCCGCCAGCGCCCTGCAAGCCGAAGTCGCGCACCTGCAAGCGCTGCCCACCCAAGACATTGATGCCGCTCTGGCCGGCCCGATGGCCGAGCCTTGGCGCATGCTGTGGCTGGGCAAGGTCGAAGGCGGCGTGGCGGCCATGGTCAGCCTGCAAGGTTTGAACAACCCCGCCTTGCTGCGCGTACAGGCGCTGGATTTGCCGGGCGTGCAGTTGGTCGACCGATTGGGCGATTTGAACCGGGTGTTCGCCGACACACAGATCAGCGCTGCTGAACTGAAGTTGATGTCCTGTGTGCTGATCGTGCTACTGCTGATCCTGCCGTTTGGCTTCGGCGGCGCCTTGCGCATCGTCGCGCTGCCGCTGCTTGCTGCGCTGTGCAGCCTGGCCAGCCTTGGATGGCTGGGCCAGCCACTGACGCTGTTCAGCCTGTTCGGCCTGCTGTTGGTCACGGCGATCAGTGTCGACTACGCGATCCTGATGCGCGAGCAAATCGGCGGCCCTGCGGTCAGTCTATTGGGGACACTGCTGGCGGCGCTGACGACCTGGTTGTCGTTTGGCCTGCTGGCGGTGTCCAGTACACCAGCGGTGAGCAATTTCGGCTTATCGGTCAGCCTGGGCCTGGCATTCAGCTTTATGCTGGCACCCTGGGCCGGGCAACAGAAACACGCCTTATGA
- a CDS encoding outer membrane lipoprotein carrier protein LolA — MKWITFLGALLLSLQAHAFDLQQLSEQLAKPSVIHGSFTQEKHLRALPQPLVSKGTFVLAKDHGLLWLLKTPLQQDYRISAQGIARRDANGWQLLPNKSAGAEQNRLFLAVLQGDSSGLQRDFQLQLQGEAKQWKLTLIPRSLLLKQVFTQINIDGGDLVQTIELLETQGDSTVLRMQDSIASQPLSEAEQHDFAQ, encoded by the coding sequence ATGAAATGGATCACCTTTCTGGGTGCGCTGCTGCTGTCGCTGCAAGCCCACGCCTTCGATCTGCAACAGCTCAGCGAGCAGTTGGCCAAACCCAGCGTGATCCACGGCAGCTTCACCCAGGAAAAACACCTGCGTGCCCTGCCCCAGCCCTTGGTCAGCAAGGGCACCTTTGTGCTGGCGAAAGACCACGGTTTGCTATGGCTGCTGAAAACCCCACTGCAACAGGACTATCGCATCAGCGCCCAGGGCATCGCCCGCCGCGACGCCAACGGCTGGCAACTGCTGCCGAACAAGAGCGCCGGGGCCGAGCAGAATCGCCTGTTCCTGGCCGTACTCCAGGGCGACAGCAGCGGCTTGCAGCGTGACTTCCAATTGCAGCTGCAAGGCGAGGCGAAGCAATGGAAGCTCACGCTGATCCCGCGCTCACTGTTGCTCAAACAGGTTTTCACCCAGATCAACATCGACGGCGGCGACTTGGTGCAGACCATCGAACTGCTGGAAACCCAAGGCGACAGCACCGTTTTGCGCATGCAGGACAGCATTGCCAGCCAACCCCTGAGCGAAGCGGAGCAGCACGACTTTGCCCAGTGA
- a CDS encoding NAD(P)/FAD-dependent oxidoreductase — protein MPTVEMERRQVVVIGAGPSGAIAAALLKRKGHDVLIIERQHFPRFSIGESLLSHCIDFIEEAGMLDAVQAAGFQVKTGAAFAWGERYSAFDFSDTFSNGKPTTFQVQRGEFDKLLADQAALQGVDIRYGETIVGVDFKGESRYLHVRRENGSEYHLKAKFVLDASGYGRVLPRLLDLDLPSDFPVRQAVFTHVEDRIEHPGFDRAKILVTTHPTKRDIWFWTIPFSNGRCSVGVVAAKEHFDGRDGDLDACLRGFIAETPSLAGVLQHAVWDTPARTLGGYAANVKTLHGPGFALLGNAAEFLDPVFSSGVTIAMRSASMAAGVLHRQLKGETVDWQTEFAEPLKRGVDTFRCYVEGWYAGTFQDVIFHPGSSPDIRRMISSILAGYAWDERNPFVSEPKRRLRMLSEICASEPV, from the coding sequence GTGCCCACAGTTGAAATGGAACGTCGCCAGGTGGTGGTGATCGGTGCCGGTCCGTCCGGGGCCATCGCCGCCGCGCTGTTAAAGCGCAAAGGGCATGATGTATTGATCATCGAGCGCCAGCATTTCCCACGCTTCTCGATCGGCGAAAGCCTGCTGTCCCACTGCATCGACTTCATCGAAGAAGCCGGCATGCTCGACGCGGTGCAGGCCGCAGGGTTCCAGGTGAAAACCGGCGCCGCGTTCGCCTGGGGCGAGCGCTACAGCGCGTTTGATTTCAGTGACACCTTCAGCAACGGCAAGCCGACCACCTTCCAGGTGCAGCGCGGCGAATTCGACAAATTGCTGGCTGATCAAGCCGCGCTGCAAGGCGTGGACATCCGCTATGGCGAAACCATCGTCGGCGTGGATTTCAAGGGCGAATCCCGTTACCTGCATGTGCGTCGTGAGAACGGCAGCGAGTACCACCTCAAGGCCAAGTTCGTGCTCGACGCCAGCGGCTATGGCCGCGTGTTGCCGCGCCTGCTGGACCTGGACCTGCCGTCTGACTTTCCCGTGCGCCAAGCCGTGTTCACCCATGTCGAAGACCGCATCGAACACCCTGGCTTCGACCGCGCCAAGATTCTGGTAACCACACATCCGACGAAGCGTGACATCTGGTTCTGGACCATCCCGTTCAGCAACGGGCGTTGCTCGGTGGGCGTGGTCGCGGCCAAGGAGCATTTCGACGGCCGCGATGGGGACCTCGATGCCTGCCTGCGCGGCTTTATCGCCGAAACCCCGAGCCTTGCCGGCGTGCTGCAACACGCCGTGTGGGATACGCCGGCGCGCACCCTCGGCGGCTACGCGGCCAACGTCAAAACCCTGCACGGGCCAGGTTTTGCGCTGCTGGGCAACGCGGCGGAATTCCTCGATCCGGTATTCTCCTCCGGGGTGACCATCGCCATGCGCTCGGCCAGCATGGCGGCCGGTGTGTTGCATCGTCAGCTCAAGGGCGAAACCGTGGACTGGCAAACCGAATTTGCCGAGCCCTTGAAGCGCGGTGTCGATACGTTCCGCTGCTACGTCGAAGGCTGGTACGCCGGGACTTTCCAGGACGTGATCTTCCATCCAGGCAGCTCGCCGGATATTCGCCGGATGATCAGTTCGATCCTCGCCGGTTACGCGTGGGACGAGCGCAATCCGTTTGTCAGCGAGCCCAAGCGGCGCCTGCGGATGCTGTCGGAGATTTGTGCGAGTGAGCCGGTATGA
- a CDS encoding class I SAM-dependent methyltransferase — MSSQYLSKNYVEETRFGFWFLRSHTWQHHVLRVAINDLRSLFTDPLPEAPVLLDAGCGQGKSFQYLQQVFAPKRLIGLDADPHSLELSREEAKRQGLAIELIGSDCATLQVPDASVDILFCHQTFHHLVEQHRALKEFYRVLKPGGYLLFAESTEAYIDTWVIRWLFRHPMHVQKSAEEYLEMLREQGFEFGPQNVSYPYLWWSRSSDFGLLERWGLRKAPPVGQREETLVNCVARKPLASAAP; from the coding sequence ATGAGTAGTCAGTACCTGAGTAAAAACTACGTCGAAGAAACCAGGTTCGGCTTCTGGTTCCTGCGCAGCCACACCTGGCAACACCATGTGCTACGCGTGGCGATCAACGACCTGCGCAGCCTGTTTACCGATCCGCTGCCCGAGGCCCCGGTACTGCTGGACGCCGGTTGCGGCCAGGGCAAGTCGTTCCAATACCTGCAGCAGGTCTTCGCCCCCAAGCGCCTGATCGGCCTGGATGCCGACCCGCACAGCCTGGAACTGAGCCGTGAAGAAGCCAAGCGCCAAGGCTTGGCCATCGAGCTGATCGGCAGCGACTGCGCCACCTTGCAAGTACCGGATGCCAGCGTCGATATCCTGTTCTGCCACCAGACCTTCCACCACCTGGTCGAGCAGCACCGCGCGCTCAAGGAGTTCTACCGCGTGCTCAAGCCGGGCGGCTATCTGCTGTTTGCCGAATCCACCGAAGCCTATATCGACACCTGGGTGATTCGCTGGCTGTTCCGCCACCCGATGCATGTGCAGAAAAGCGCCGAAGAATACCTGGAGATGCTCCGCGAGCAGGGCTTTGAATTCGGTCCGCAGAACGTCTCGTACCCGTACTTGTGGTGGAGCCGCTCCAGCGATTTCGGCCTGTTGGAACGCTGGGGCCTGCGCAAGGCGCCGCCGGTGGGCCAGCGCGAGGAAACGTTGGTCAATTGCGTGGCACGCAAACCCTTGGCGAGTGCTGCCCCATGA
- a CDS encoding hotdog family protein, which yields MIDWPLAELLPHAGDMILIDQVLSFDEEQIHTRVTVKPGGLFNRPDGSLPAWVGIELMAQSVAAYAGCHARQKGEAVELGFLLGTRKFECNVEYFPAGAELAIHGLRSLEDDNGMGVFECHLTGDGIQASARLNVFRPPQAANYLDESKDVTP from the coding sequence ATGATCGATTGGCCACTCGCTGAACTGCTGCCCCATGCGGGCGACATGATCCTGATCGACCAGGTGCTGTCATTCGATGAAGAGCAGATCCACACCCGCGTGACCGTCAAACCCGGCGGCCTGTTCAACCGCCCGGACGGTAGCCTGCCGGCCTGGGTCGGGATAGAGCTGATGGCGCAAAGCGTCGCCGCCTACGCCGGTTGCCACGCGCGTCAGAAAGGCGAAGCGGTGGAATTGGGCTTCCTGCTCGGCACACGTAAATTCGAGTGCAACGTGGAATACTTCCCGGCCGGCGCCGAGCTGGCGATCCACGGCCTGCGCTCCCTGGAAGACGACAATGGCATGGGTGTGTTCGAATGCCACCTGACCGGCGACGGAATCCAGGCCAGCGCCCGCTTGAATGTATTTCGACCGCCTCAGGCGGCCAACTATTTAGATGAATCGAAGGACGTAACGCCATGA
- the fabG gene encoding 3-oxoacyl-ACP reductase FabG, which produces MTESVLVTGSSRGIGRAIALRLAQAGHDIVLHCRSGRAEADAVQAEVEALGRKARVLQFDVADRAACKDILEADVEHHGAYYGVVLNAGLTRDGAFPALSEDDWDVVMRTNLDGFYNVLHPVMMPMIRRRAAGRIVCITSVSGLIGNRGQVNYSASKAGLIGAAKALSIELGKRKITVNCVAPGLIDTAMLDENVPVEELMKMIPAQRMGTPEEVAGAVNFLMSAEAGYITRQVLAVNGGLC; this is translated from the coding sequence ATGACTGAATCTGTACTGGTCACCGGCTCCAGCCGTGGCATCGGCCGCGCCATCGCGCTGCGCCTGGCCCAGGCCGGGCATGACATCGTACTGCATTGCCGCAGCGGTCGTGCCGAAGCCGATGCGGTGCAGGCCGAGGTTGAAGCCTTGGGCCGCAAGGCGCGGGTGCTGCAATTCGATGTGGCGGATCGCGCGGCGTGCAAGGACATTCTGGAAGCGGATGTCGAGCACCATGGCGCCTATTACGGCGTGGTACTTAACGCCGGCCTGACCCGCGACGGCGCCTTCCCGGCCCTGTCGGAAGACGATTGGGACGTGGTGATGCGCACCAACCTCGATGGTTTCTACAACGTGCTGCACCCGGTGATGATGCCGATGATTCGTCGTCGCGCAGCCGGGCGTATTGTGTGCATTACCTCGGTTTCCGGGCTGATCGGCAACCGTGGTCAGGTCAATTACAGCGCGTCCAAAGCCGGCCTGATCGGCGCGGCGAAGGCCCTGTCCATCGAGCTGGGCAAGCGCAAGATCACCGTCAATTGCGTCGCCCCGGGCTTGATCGACACGGCGATGCTGGATGAAAACGTGCCGGTGGAAGAACTGATGAAGATGATCCCGGCGCAGCGCATGGGCACGCCAGAAGAAGTGGCCGGCGCGGTGAACTTCC